A DNA window from Myxocyprinus asiaticus isolate MX2 ecotype Aquarium Trade chromosome 15, UBuf_Myxa_2, whole genome shotgun sequence contains the following coding sequences:
- the LOC127453143 gene encoding potassium voltage-gated channel subfamily S member 2-like → MTGQSSSAPEEGAIQINVGGFRRRLLSKRLSRFPETRLARLLLCRSKESILELCDDYDDSEKEFYFDRNPALFPYVLHFYNTGRLHVMGELCIFSFSQEIEYWGINEFFIDSCCSSTYHCRKMEPEPMDWDDKSEEGSTTSSFDEILEFYNDAGKFDKQPLGSIRRRIWLMLDNPGYSLPSRVISIFSILVVLGSIATMCMNSMNEFTLLDGDGSPREDPRFETMEHLGIGWFTFELVARFAVAPDLLHFFEHPLNLIDLVSILPFYLTLMINLVAESSPALANLGRVAQVLRLMRIFRILKLVRHSTGLRSLGATLKNSYKEIGLLLLYLAVGVSFFSVMAYTVEKEDNEGLSTIPASWWWATVSMTTVGYGDVVPDSVAGKLTASACILAGILVVVLPITLIFNKFSLFYKRQKQLEVIMRTCDFDGGMKEAPSMNLRNYYAHKVKTLMASLSNMSRSSPSDHSLNESLN, encoded by the coding sequence ATGACAGGACAGAGCTCTTCTGCTCCAGAGGAGGGCGCTATTCAAATCAACGTGGGAGGCTTCAGGCGACGACTTCTGTCAAAGAGACTATCTCGCTTCCCCGAGACAAGACTCGCGCGCTTGCTGCTGTGTCGCTCCAAAGAATCCATTCTTGAGTTGTGTGACGATTACGATGATTCTGAAAAGGAGTTTTACTTTGACCGGAATCCAGCGCTCTTTccttatgttttacatttttacaacacAGGAAGGCTACACGTCATGGGTGAACTATGCATTTTTTCTTTCAGCCAAGAAATCGAGTATTGGGGCATCAACGAGTTCTTCATCGACTCTTGTTGCAGCAGCACTTACCACTGCCGTAAGATGGAGCCCGAGCCGATGGACTGGGACGACAAGAGTGAAGAGGGCAGCACGACTTCCTCTTTCGATGAGATCTTGGAATTTTACAATGATGCCGGTAAATTTGACAAGCAGCCACTTGGGAGCATCCGACGCAGGATCTGGTTGATGTTGGACAATCCGGGATATTCCCTCCCCAGCCGGGTCATCAGTATTTTCTCCATTCTGGTCGTGTTGGGCTCCATCGCCACCATGTGTATGAACAGCATGAACGAGTTCACGCTCCTGGACGGCGACGGCAGCCCGCGTGAGGACCCTCGCTTCGAGACCATGGAACATTTGGGAATAGGCTGGTTCACGTTCGAACTGGTGGCCCGATTCGCTGTAGCACCAGACCTTCTCCACTTCTTCGAACACCCACTTAACCTGATCGACCTGGTGTCCATCTTACCGTTTTACCTCACCTTGATGATTAACCTGGTGGCAGAGAGCAGCCCGGCACTGGCCAACCTGGGTCGAGTCGCTCAGGTGTTGAGACTGATGAGAATCTTTCGCATCCTGAAGCTGGTTCGTCACTCCACGGGCCTGCGGTCTCTCGGCGCCACACTCAAAAACAGCTATAAAGAGATCGGCCTGCTGTTGCTGTACTTGGCCGTCGGAGTGTCGTTTTTCTCCGTCATGGCCTACACCGTCGAGAAAGAGGACAACGAGGGATTGAGCACCATTCCGGCCAGCTGGTGGTGGGCAACGGTGAGCATGACCACTGTAGGCTACGGAGACGTGGTTCCTGACTCCGTCGCAGGAAAACTCACAGCCTCGGCTTGCATCCTCGCCGGAATATTAGTCGTAGTGCTTCCGATCACTTTGATATTTAATAAGTTTTCTCTGTTCTATAAGAGACAGAAACAGTTGGAGGTCATTATGAGGACCTGCGACTTCGACGGGGGAATGAAAGAGGCTCCGTCCATGAATCTGAGGAATTATTATGCTCATAAAGTCAAAACACTGATGGCCAGTCTGTCCAACATGAGTCGCAGTTCACCCAGTGATCACAGTTTAAACGAGTCTCTTAATTAG